The following are from one region of the Nicotiana tomentosiformis chromosome 7, ASM39032v3, whole genome shotgun sequence genome:
- the LOC104089195 gene encoding uncharacterized protein, whose product MYSLFKSTIDSIGAENVVQVVTNNASENVKAGDLMSVGYPHIYWTPCAAHCINLIFDDIFKERPFSSVFNQAIRVHSYIAQRPLLLNMIKRFTKQRSLVKPAKTRFATAFLTLHRMYEQKSNLKKLFVSDEYTNSAYGREARGRESADIILSPSFWNNVVHALKISGPSVKVLHLVDGEQRPPMGYLYEAIDRGKEATQASFSDHRKYKRVFEIIDKRWDGQLHRPLHAAGLVLNPELLYDNEERILGDEPLWNGYIECIEKLISDLSVQDKITEQFNTYRNVEQLFGKNMAIRQRKMKSPVEWWKQYGHSTPNLQKFVIKVLSLTCSSSWCEMNWSVFEHRNKLTLKRLNDLVFIKYNRTLRHRYSARNVIDPISLDNIDDANEWLIGVPEDHANEEVFEDTSDFTWGDVAEARGIGERIYGLRGSTSTSSSQRKGEKAATLSLVDEEEEVEEDDEQYNNDRIMIINQLQQINRRLKSSLKFNKCYLNEK is encoded by the exons ATGTACTCCTTGTTCAAGAGTACAATAGACTCTATTGGAGCAGAAAATGTTGTTCAAGTTGTCACGAACAACGCCAGTGAAAATGTTAAAGCTGGTGATTTGATGTCTGTTGGGTACCCGCATATCTATTGGACTCCGTGTGCAGCACATTGCATTAATTTGATCTTCGAtgatattttcaaggaaagaccctTCAGTTCAGTCTTTAATCAAGCAATTAGAGTGCATTCCTATATTGCTCAAAggcctttgttattgaatatgatAAAGAGATTCACTAAACAAAGAAGCTTGGTGAAACCTGCAAAGACAAGATTTGCTACCGCTTTCTTGACTTTGCATAGGATGTATGAACAAAAAAGCAATTTGAAGAAGTTGTTTGTTTCAGATGAGTACACTAACAGTGCCTATGGAAGGGAAGCTCGAGGGAGAGAATCTGCAGATATTATACTTTCTCCTTCATTCTGGAACAATgtggttcatgcattgaagattagTGGTCCTTCAGTTAAAGTGCTTCATTTGGTGGATGGGGAGCAAAGGCCACCAATGGGCTACCTGTACGAAGCAATAGATAGGGGAAAGGAAGCTACTCAAGCCTCTTTTAGTGATCACAGAAAATACAAAAGAGTCTTTGAGATCATAGATAAAAGGTGGGATGGTCAGCTTCATCGCCCTTTGCATGCAGCTGGACTTGTTTTGAACCCGGAACTGCTTTATGACAATGAAGAGAGGATTCTAGGAGATGAACCCTTGTGGAATGGATACATTGAATGTATTGAGAAGTTGATATCTGATTTATCCGTGCAAGATAAAATAACAGAGCAATTTAATACTTATAGAAATGTTGAGCAACTCTTTGGAAAAAACATGGCGATTAGACAAAGAAAGATGAAGTCACCAG TTGAATGGTGGAAGCAGTATGGTCATTCCACTCCAAATTTACAAAAGTTTGTCATCAAGGTTCTAAGTCTAACATGTAGCTCATCCTGGTGTGAAATGAATTGGAGTGTGTTTGAGCAT AGGAACAAACTAACCTTGAAGCGTCTCAATGATCTAGTCTTCATTAAGTACAATAGAACATTGAGGCATCGCTACAGCGCTCGCAATGTAATTGATCCAATTAGTTTGGACAACATCGATGATGCTAATGAATGGCTAATTGGAGTCCCGGAAGATCATGCAAATGAAGAAGTATTTGAGGATACTTCTGATTTCACTTGGGGTGATGTTGCGGAGGCGCGTGGAATTGGGGAGAGGATTTATGGTTTGAGGGGGAGTACCTCAACTTCAAGTTCACAGAGGAAGGGGGAAAAAGCAGCTACTTTGTCCCtagttgatgaagaagaagaagttgaagaagatgacgaacaatataataatgata GGATTATGATAATAAATCAGCTTCAGCAAATAAACAGAAGGCTAAAGAGCTCACTTAAGTTCAACAAATGTTATCTCAACGAGAAATAG
- the LOC104089194 gene encoding uncharacterized protein, with the protein MPYNPVLKFIVGKLADRIEERGKTHPLMLRFGKFVSEKDAKIKTWRYKKPVKPTPIHTVAAKSSIAVKNVVVVLIPTLTVMLGQKLLWNTIQDEISNSQKDSESCFSSAILKAKADMEKQARVLIREELAYQRQLARKGLISILEKNLPVLSMVLKDVLDLEITAGEEPVGEVQETTEEEH; encoded by the exons ATGCCTTACAACCCAGTTTTGAAGTTTATTGTGGGAAAATTGGCTGACAGAATTGAAGAGAGGGGAAAAACTCACCCCCTAATGCTTCGGTTTGGGAAGTTTGTATCGGAGAAGGACGCGAAAATTAAGACTTGGCGATATAAGAAGCCGGTGAAACCGACCCCTATCCATACGGTAGCTGCAAAAAGTAGTATCGCCGTGAAAAATGTTGTTGTAGTCTTG ATACCTACCTTGACGGTGATGTTGGGACAGAAACTACTGTGGAATACTATCCAAGATGAAATTTCGAACTCCCAAAAAGATTCAGAATCCTGTTTCTCATCAGCTATTTTGAAGGCAAAAGCGGACATGGAGAAACAAGCTAGGGTCCTGATAAGAGAAGAACTGGCCTATCAAAGGCAACTAGCTAGAAAGGGACTCATATCGATTCTTGAGAAGAATCTCCCAGTCCTCTCTATGGTGCTGAAAGACGTGCTAGATCTTGAGATAACTGCAGGGGAAGAGCCTGTTGGGGAGGTTCAGGAGACTACTGAGGAAGAACACTGA